The genomic window CATGGTGAGTCCAGACTAGAAGAAGAAAGCACAGTTGCGTCAACGGCAGCAGCAGAATGCGGCAGGGAAGAGGCCAAGGAGTCCGTCGGCGTCACACGCTGCACGGCGCCATGGGCGCGTCGTCCCTCGTGACGCCCCTGCAGCGGCTCGTTGCCTTCTCGTCGCGCATCGTCGCCGGACGATGTTCCATATGTTGGCCGTACGCTGCAGCCGATCCCCGCGCCGGCGACGGCGTCGCCCGCCGCGCCGGGTAGGTCCGCGGCGGCGTCCGGGGGCTGGACGCGCCGGAGTGTCGTCGTCTGCGGGCCGTGGAGGTGCGACCCCTCGTAGGTGACGACGAGCATCTCCGGGTCGTCCGTGGACTTCTCGACGTGCTTCTTGGCGCTGCACCGTGCGCTGGTGCACTTGTAGTAGCTCCTGCATGCGTGCGGAAACGAGAGGTCAATGACACGTACGTGCATGGTCAATCGTTACTAAAAAAGCGCCCTTGAAAAATCTATGTATTTTGTCGCCGCAAGAGTGTTTTTATGCTTGTCTTTTTAACGAAGATCAATTTATTATCTTATTTATTAATTATACATAGAAGAGAGTTGACCAGCTAATTTGTTGAAAACCGAAGAGAATACCAACTCAAATTCCTGCGAGGCACACAGGATACCCTGCACACCTTTTTAAAGAGGGTCACGTCAAACAGTACTCATGCATTATCATCATCATTTATCTTCTACAAGGCGTCATGGTCATCCTAAACCCTGAGGAAATGGCTTCCATTTCGCCATAGACGATAGTTGACCCAAGTAGATCCATGCGAAAACTCAGCCTCTTACGAGAAGACAATGCAGATCCAACTTTGACGAAAAACTAGGTAAGATTGACGGCGTGGAATACCACCAAATGGATCACCGACTACCGTCATCATCCGCCACCAAGACTCTACCACCACAACCCCGACTTCTCAGTAACGAATAGGCGAACGTTAGGCGCCGGCCGACCGGCCGAAATTTGGGCCGGTCTCCGCGCGGCCCTCCGATTTGAGCCCCAGCGCCGTTGGATTCTCTCCCCTTTCCCCGATTCATTTCCTTCCTCACGCATTGGAAAAACAAATCCCCTCTTCTACTGATCAACGCGCACTCCCCTTTCCACCATGCGCTCCTCACAACTCACAAGGCCCGAAGACCGCCATCGTCCCCTGGCCTGCACCGTTGCAACTCGTGGTCGCCACTGTCGCCGTTGGAAGCTTGCGCAGGCAGGCAGGCTGCCGCAGCGAACGTTGTCACGTTTGATGTTTCTCCCCGCAGCCCTTCATTCAGCAAGTGCGTGCGCCACAACATCCTCGCCGTCAAAGCACCGCCGTCAGCGGTTGCAACATCGGCGGAGCCGGCGCCCAGCAAAAAACGCCCTATGCTTTTCTCTCAGGTCACTGCCTCACCATGACCAACGCAGCAAAACCAAACGCCGGGTGTAGTTTTTGCAGGTTGCGGTTGCAGCCCACCTCAATCCACTTGTCGTTGTCACAAAACACAGCTTCCGTCGATTGAAACAAAAAGAAACGTCAGTTCCAGCTTCGTTCAGTAACGTTCCTTGCATCCCCGTCACCCAGTTGCAGCTCTTTTCACCATCGTCGTCGCTGCAAAAATCGCTACTGGTTGAAGCTTTTCTgaagccggttgaagcttttttgtcGCGGCTTGCACAAACAAGGCGCTGGTCGCAGCAACAAATCGCGttgccggttgaagcttttctgAAGCAGGTTGAAGCTTTTCTGTCGCAGCTTGCACAAAAAAAGGCGGGTTAGCAGTAACAAATCACGttgccggttgaagcttttctgAAGCAGGTTGAAGCTTTTCTGTCGTAGCTTGCACAAAAAAAGGCGTGTTCGCAGTAACAAAACACGCTGTCGGTTGAAACTTTTCTGCCGCCGCTTGAAGCTATCGGCGATGCCGGTTGTATCATCTGCACAGGCGTGTTCCAGCCCCGGGTGTCCTCATCTCCGGCGCCGGCAAGTGTCGATTGCAGCACGCTCGCGTCTGGGACTCGTCGTCTGCAGCACCCGTGCCTATCTTCTCCAGCGCCACAAGTGCTGGTTGTAGCAAAACGCGTCTGAGTTCGTCGTCTTCGGGGCGAGCGGCTGCAGCGGTGTCCAGCTCGACCATGACGAGAAGTTGGGTGTTGTTCCGCGGGAGGAGAGAAGGATGAGAAACGAGTGGCTGGAGGTGGAAGAAGCCTTAGAGGATAAGGAAAAAGCTTGGCGGCGTGTGGACCCGTGAAAGACGTGGCTTACGTCAATAGAGTACGAGAGAGTGCGCGAGCGACCGAGtcgaccggccgaagcttcggccggtcgaCCGGATATAAACGTTTCCCTAACGAGTAGGCCGAGGCAATTCCATAAACACATCGAAGAAGAGCCGACTATCTCAACCAATACTGCATGTCCGGCATCGCTGCACGTCATGGTTGCCCTAGAAGCCTCGATGTCAACACGGTCGCCTTCCTTGTCGCCGCAAGAGTTAAATGGATGGGAAGGGGAGGTGGTCGATAAGGCAGCATGTCCAAAACCAGCCCATTTTTCTGAATCTGGATGCCACGTGCAGCGTAGCGACACCTCTCATTATCCTACACGTCGTGCGTCTCCACACAGTGAGACCGACTCAAGCTCGAGTTCGGGGATGTGTAGTCCGAAAGACGAGCTTTCGCGGGAAGCGGTAGTACATGGAGGTCGCTGTTGCGAAATTAAAGGTTTCGCCGCTCCTCAACCGAACTGTTGAGCTCGCCATCACAGAGGCAATTAATCAAGTGGCCAGTTCGTTTATTAGATTGATTGAATGCTCGATCAGGTGGGTGCCACTGCCATAGTATGATCGATGATCGATGATTGACGAATCATTGACGGATGCTAGCTAAGCTGTCCTCGTCGGTTGCTATTGGACTGGATCCCGGTATCTTGTTAGTTAACTGCTGCTTAATTTAAGACGCGGCAGGTCTAATTAAGGGCTTGATGTAGGTTGACAACCTGGTTTTGGTTGGATATTTGGGTTGCAAACTTGGTGTTCTCGATCTCGTAGCTCGCACAGTACGTAAACTGGACCTGGACCGGAGTAGCACACGTGACGGCATGGCCGACAACCCGCGGCTTGGCCGGCCCCGGACACATGGACTGTCACCGCAGCGACTTTGCTCTCCAGCTGCTATCTACCGCGGCTCTATAGCTCTTCATGGTACTCCGAGTCTCCGACGAATGGGACCCACCAGTGTGTGCCAGGCTGATTTGATCAAACGTCCAACATCTTGTTTTTTTTAACCGGGCTTTCCTCTTTTCATTACTTGGACATGATGAAAATACTACATCAGTTTAGCATATCTAGGGATACaggaagagggaaagggaaagAGACCACTGTACACGTCTACAGTAATCGGTTAGATGCATGCATATCCATTCATATGGGGGCAAGACTTCTCGAAAAGTGTATCGTTCCTCGTAGGGATGGAGACATGGTGTTTTGCGGATTGGTGGTTACGATAACAGGCCGGGTGCTCTGCTGTTGGATTCGACCTGTGAAGCTAAACTTAGTCCGTAGTCTGTGGTGTTTGAGCTGTGGGTGTGTTCATTTGTGGCACTTCATGCTGTTGGATGTTCTCTTTTTTACTTCAGTTTGTATGATAAATGCTGGTAGTTTGTATTTGGGCTCGAACCAgatggtttctttaatagaaatcggagggatgGCCTCCTTCTTATTAAAAAAAGAATCAATCCATATGGGGGAAATTTCATTGAACTTTATGCATGCATGATccaactatgcatgcatgcattcatgaAGAGCAAGCATCCAACAGCGATCAAAGTACACTAATTCAGAAAGTTGAAGTAGGCAGGAAGATAACTAGATGTATCGATCAACTGCACCTGGGATGAGGGTTGTTCTTGATGAACTTCTGCCCGTACTTCCTCCACCTGTACCCGTCCATCGGCGtcttgccgccgccgcagctcctcacCTTGGTCGTGTGCCTGCTCTCCGGCGCCGTGCCCGGCGCTCCGTACCTGCGGCTTTGCGACCAAACACCATACACAGATTGCTTCATCAACGAACGTACAGCGATCGATCGGTGCAAAATACTCACGAGTGCACCTACAAATACAGCGAGCCGTAGCGCTGGCTGGAGGTGTACGGCCGAGACCACAGCGCCTTCTCGATGTCCCTGATCGTAGGGCCGGAGTACGACGAGCACAGAGCCATGCTCGACGCCGAAGCCTGCGGCAACGGCTCGTGCACGGCAGCGATGCTGCCGCCGCTGTTGCACGGCGCGGCGGCTGGGGCGCCTCCCGTGTCGCACGAGCGGTGGCGCTCCGAGTCGTCGGGCGGGGCCATGGAGCCGAGGAGGCTGTCATCGCTGAGGAGCTCCCGTATGAGCTGCTCGTCGAGCTCGCCGGGCCAAACGCCAGCCTCGTCACCGGCGGCGGTGGTTGCGACGTCGTGAGCCCTCAGCACATCTCCCATCTCTTGTTCCTGGACGAGGAACCCACGCTTGTGAAGGGATTGATTGGCCATATATAGCCCGCGTCTCACAGTCACAGGTGGGGAAAGGGAGTCTCCGTACTGAAGTGTTGAACTGGAACCGGCTTTCAGAAAAAAAAAAAATCAACCTCCACCGATGAAGAAAAGGACCATACATGTAAGAGCACCCATGGTGTTACGTTTtgctgctgtcggcgttctggaaacgggggtacccagacttgcctgactgcggcctgcgacgtggctcaaggagtgatccagtacggcccatcttca from Triticum aestivum cultivar Chinese Spring chromosome 3B, IWGSC CS RefSeq v2.1, whole genome shotgun sequence includes these protein-coding regions:
- the LOC123071387 gene encoding WRKY transcription factor 72B, which gives rise to MGDVLRAHDVATTAAGDEAGVWPGELDEQLIRELLSDDSLLGSMAPPDDSERHRSCDTGGAPAAAPCNSGGSIAAVHEPLPQASASSMALCSSYSGPTIRDIEKALWSRPYTSSQRYGSLYFRRYGAPGTAPESRHTTKVRSCGGGKTPMDGYRWRKYGQKFIKNNPHPRSYYKCTSARCSAKKHVEKSTDDPEMLVVTYEGSHLHGPQTTTLRRVQPPDAAADLPGAAGDAVAGAGIGCSVRPTYGTSSGDDARREGNEPLQGRHEGRRAHGAVQRVTPTDSLASSLPHSAAAVDATVLSSSSLDSPWSLEALLPVERI